DNA from Elusimicrobiaceae bacterium:
CCGTAAAATAGCGTTCTGTTCTCCTAAAAGATCGGCAATTTTTAAACCGGTAGTATCACTGATAATATCAATTCCGTTAGGCATAATTAATCCTCCTTATTCTCCATTGTTTTCTTCTGCTTCTTCGAGTTCTACGTGGAGTTTACCCTCACCGGTAACGCTGAATTTCAGCCCGTTCAGGTGTTCTCCCAAACTATCACTTACACCCTGGATACTTTCGCTAAGGTTTGTATTTACCTGATCAATAGACGCCGTTAAAGAAGTATTAAGAGTTTCAATATCGCCGCTTAATTCATTATCCAAAGCAGTAATGCTGCTGGACAAGGCATTATTAACGTCGGTTACCCTGGCGTCTACAGTAGCAATATCGTCCTCCGTTTCTGATTTAAAGGCGGCGAAAGTGGTTTCAATAAACGTATTGAGCGTCGTAGAAAGAGTGTTAATTTGATTTTGTAATCCGGATACAATGTTATCCAGATCTAAAATTTCTCTTAAGTTTCCAATTAATATTCGTTTCATGCTGTCTCCTCGTATTCCATATAAATCTTAGTCCCCGACACAATAAAACTGATATCCGTTTCATCATAAATACCGGCAAACGTGGCGTATATATCAGTATTGGATTCAATAGTAATTGTAGGCGGTACGTCCTCCACATTTTCGACAACCTGATATAACAAACCGTTTTCTGCAGCCAGCATAAACTCCAGAACGTACTGGCGAAACTCGTCGTTTTGAAACAAATCCAGCCAGGTATGATCTTCATGATGATTACCCCAGGTTCCATAAGCCAAAGCGTTTTCCCAGGTAAGATACAAGAATACATACCAGATAGCCAAATGAGCCGGCTTTACGTCCTCCAAAATACTTTTAAGGATATCGATATCCTCCGGAACACCGATAGGGCTCGTAAAAACGGCTTTTATTTTTCCCTCTACAAACGAGAGCTTGAGTAAACCGTTTTTCCAGCTGTCGGCTACTTCCTGGAGTAAAACGATATCGGCTTTGCTGGTTCCTACCCATTTGGCCCGGACGGTACTACGCCGGCTATCAAGACTCTGATTTTCACCGGGTATTATTTTCGCTTCTTTCTCAAAATGTTCCAGGGCTTTTAAGGTAGCGGTATCAAAATAATTGTTTCCGTACACCTCATCCAGGGCAGCGTTTACAGTGTCCAGAGTAAGACCAACACTGTTAAACAGTTCACGGATCCATTTATCTTTACGATACAGAGCGTGGAGAGTGTTTATCATATAATCTTTACTGAACATTTATAGTCACCGTCCCGAGTACAGGTATAGATTTATCCGGTATTGTTAATCTGCTGGCAGAATTATTAAGGAGTAAACCGTCATAATCGCTTACGCCCTCACAATTCAGCAAAAGATTTCCGACTTTTGCCGGAGAAATATACTGACTGTTAAAAACAATGCTTGCAAAAAATTTTGTTACCAGTCCCTCAAACTCAGTTTTAATATCTGCTACTGTTCTGGTATTGTCGAGCTGTACTGTAACACTGATATTAACTGTGAGGGGATCTGCTGCAACCACGGTACAATATGCACCGATAGGAGCCTCTCCTAAACCGGTTCCGGCACTGTTCGGATCAATATATTCCTGACACCTTGCCACCGTTTCCGGACTGGGTACGAGTCCGTCGTCGTCAACGACCACGACCTGAACCGTATTATCTCCGTCCCACAAAGGAAAAACCTTACAGTCTCCGATTCCGGGAACTTCTTTTGCCCAGCGGCGGTAATGATAAACGTTTCCGCTGGTAGCCGGTTCCTGCAGCGCTTCGTAATAGCGTTCTCTTAGACTTTCGTCGGTTTCCTCGTCATAGCCGTCGCTTGTAACATCCGGATTAGTAACCTGGCTGATTCCCTGTATCGTTACAGGCATTTGTGTAATAATTCCGGCGATAACATTACCCTCGGAACCGCTTTTCACAGCTCGGATAGCAACGGTATCACCCTGGTTAACGTGTTTCGTCTCCAGTGATTCAAACTGTATATTTGTTTCGGTAGCAAACAGATCGCCAGCGTCGATATCCCCGGAGCCGCTAACTATTTGGATATATCCTGTTGCATACGTGGCAGCCTTACGGGTAAGGCCTTTACGCTGATAAATAAAGCGTTCCAAATCTGCTCCAGTCAAATTATCGACGTCCTGCAAATATTCGATTTTAAAGCACTTATCCCAGAGCCGTTTAATACCAAAAGCCGTAGCTTTCAGGATATCCCAGACAGGAAACCCCTCCGTTTTTTGATAACTGTCGGAAACCTGATTCAGTAATTCCTCGTGTACGGCCTCTACCGTAGTCGTTTTTAACTCAGTAGCCATATATAACCACCTCCTCTCCTGTATTAGTTTTTACCGTAAATGAAAAAGTACCCTTATCAAAATTCCAGTCGGATACGCTGGCTACGTCTGGACACTTCGTAAGGATACCCTCATTAATACGCCTCATAATTTCCGCTACCTGATAACCTCTCGGTAATCGATAACCGACCAAATCCCGGAGATCCACGCCAAAAGAGGAGGTATAAACCTTGTATTTGTCTACCTCCGTACGGATAAAAAGCTCTATCCATTGTTTGATAGCGTCGATTTTACTGGGCTCGACGTTTTTACCGTCATTGATCACAAATTCTTTTTTCTCGTAATCAAATTTTATAGATCGTCCAATAGTGCCGGAAACGACAGTATCAGCCGTTTCGTCTACGGTAGCGATTTCTGTTTCGGTTAACGTTATTTCATCCGGAAACATCAGCTAACACCTCGCAATATATCGACAATGAAAAAATGTTGCCCGGATTCATCCGGAACAACCATAACGTAATCACCAACTTTCCAAACTTCATTCAAATGTACACGTCCGTTACATTCGATATCACCGTCAGCGTTATAATTACCGCCGCCTGGATTACAGCTGACCGATATTTTACCGCTCTGGCTCTGATTTGCCACATAATCCCGGAAAGTCGTTTCACGTTCCAGGATCTGATTACAAATATAAATCTGCCAGGCCTGTAACATAAATTTCCCGGACTGGATAGAAATAATCACCGGCGATAAAGACTCGACTTTACCGATACAGGCGCCGATCGGTTTCGGATTATCTCTTTCCTTAAACTGTTTGGCCATTTCATACTCCCAGTTTTCCATGTTATACCTCCAAATCCAGCTCCATAACATGAGAGCGCCCGTTATATTTGTGAGTACAATTTTTTACTAAAAATGCTCCGACCAAATCGATATCCGGCTGATTAAATACCAACATCCTCCCGGATCTGACGGTATCGTCCCCGAAAAGAGTAACCTTAAAATCTTTTTTAACTTTGTTCAGATCCGCTAATTTTTTCTTAGCGATTTCTGCAGCCTGGGAACTCTTTTTATCCTCGATTTTTTCAACCTTAGTTAACAAACCAAAGGTTTTAATATTGTTGCTGTCCTCTGCCGTCGCTAAAATCTGTCGGTTCTTTTCCGAGGAGCTCACGATCATAACCCGAGTAGCCATTTCTTCGGCGCTGTAACTGCAGTTAAAGGAGCCGATAACCTTAGTTACATCAAAAGCGTTAACATTGGGCGCCGGTTTATACGTTGCGGTAATAATTAAATCCTCATATTTTTCGATATATAATTTATTATCCCTGACCTCCAGACGGTATTTAATACCGAGTTCTGCAGTAGCGAGTTTAAGTAAATCCTTAATGATGTCAGAGATTTTTACACCGTTATAAATCTTGCTGATTTCTGTCGGAATATCTGTAACAGAGCCAACCGGGATACTGTTCTCGTTACATAACTTAGTAATCGCTCCCGAAACACTGATTTTATTAAACTGTATAATCGCCTCGGACTTATTAAGGTAATAGGCGTAATCGTAGCATTTATAGGAAAGCTGGGTAAAATGGCTGTGAGTTTGCGCCATAATAACACCGAAAAACACGGTTTTACCGTTATTGCTCATAACAACTTTACCGCCGATTTCCAGGCGATTCTTATTGTAATTTGTGTCCAAAGGATTATTCAGTAAATCAAAACTCAGCTGCATACCCAGTGATTCGATATTATCGCTCCGGGTATAGTTTGCAGTTACAGGAGTGATGTTTTTTGAAACACCGTTTTTATCAATATACGTAAGTTTAATCATGAGCTCAAACCTCCGGCTCCGGTAACCGTTCTGTATTCCGTCAATTCCAGCCGGTAATGATAATCACCGACATTATCGACGTTGTAAACAAAATCATTAACCAGAGCAGCCATAGACAGATAAACGCTGCCGTTTGAATAAACTACCGTAATCCGTATCGGCTTATAGGCGAGCTGATTTTTCTTAATAAAGTTAATTACCGTTCCGGCCCCGTCACCGTTCGGCCTACACCAGGAGTATTTTAAAGGAGTAGGAGGTAAAATACTCTCCAGCTTCAACGACCGGGAACCCATAGGCCCGATTACAGCCATATCTCCTAAAATACCGTTAAACGTCTCGTTGTTTTGTGGGCTGTTCTGTTCCGGCAAATTTGCAGGAACAACGGGTAAAAC
Protein-coding regions in this window:
- a CDS encoding DUF2577 domain-containing protein — encoded protein: MENWEYEMAKQFKERDNPKPIGACIGKVESLSPVIISIQSGKFMLQAWQIYICNQILERETTFRDYVANQSQSGKISVSCNPGGGNYNADGDIECNGRVHLNEVWKVGDYVMVVPDESGQHFFIVDILRGVS
- a CDS encoding DUF2634 domain-containing protein, which produces MFPDEITLTETEIATVDETADTVVSGTIGRSIKFDYEKKEFVINDGKNVEPSKIDAIKQWIELFIRTEVDKYKVYTSSFGVDLRDLVGYRLPRGYQVAEIMRRINEGILTKCPDVASVSDWNFDKGTFSFTVKTNTGEEVVIYGY
- a CDS encoding DUF2313 domain-containing protein; this translates as MINTLHALYRKDKWIRELFNSVGLTLDTVNAALDEVYGNNYFDTATLKALEHFEKEAKIIPGENQSLDSRRSTVRAKWVGTSKADIVLLQEVADSWKNGLLKLSFVEGKIKAVFTSPIGVPEDIDILKSILEDVKPAHLAIWYVFLYLTWENALAYGTWGNHHEDHTWLDLFQNDEFRQYVLEFMLAAENGLLYQVVENVEDVPPTITIESNTDIYATFAGIYDETDISFIVSGTKIYMEYEETA
- a CDS encoding baseplate J/gp47 family protein; the protein is MATELKTTTVEAVHEELLNQVSDSYQKTEGFPVWDILKATAFGIKRLWDKCFKIEYLQDVDNLTGADLERFIYQRKGLTRKAATYATGYIQIVSGSGDIDAGDLFATETNIQFESLETKHVNQGDTVAIRAVKSGSEGNVIAGIITQMPVTIQGISQVTNPDVTSDGYDEETDESLRERYYEALQEPATSGNVYHYRRWAKEVPGIGDCKVFPLWDGDNTVQVVVVDDDGLVPSPETVARCQEYIDPNSAGTGLGEAPIGAYCTVVAADPLTVNISVTVQLDNTRTVADIKTEFEGLVTKFFASIVFNSQYISPAKVGNLLLNCEGVSDYDGLLLNNSASRLTIPDKSIPVLGTVTINVQ